Proteins encoded together in one Chitinophaga sp. LS1 window:
- a CDS encoding AsmA family protein: MRKWLRITIIVFSGLIGLLLLLWLAVAAYIYTHKAYILKQISDQLNDRLHGGVLSIGDMEPSLVQSFPDVSVSLNDVSVKDSLFAQHNHELVKVSRLFVQVNTLALLRKQLDIKQISLKKGTIYLYTDSTGYSNASVLKKKDETVKTSKGSSTNTDITRLNLENVRLVLDNQLKGKSFDFDIARLKGSMLTNDSGWTANVDMNLKVNSFAFNTDRGSFLKGKDLSTDLELHFNTKKKVLDIPQQILRIDDQQDLNVGANFSFGDDKAFTIHIIAEKLSLAHVATMLTPNIKERLDSIHMEKPLDAECVIKGGLAEKGTPLLKVIWKTTNNNVTTKGLELTECSFGGSYSNDWIPGNGHGDDNSIISLYDLNTRCFSIPVTADTVHISNLQHPALTGYFRANFPLTDLNADGVFNFTSGTAKANLFYRGGITAGDTIKPFLKGTVEVLHGALAYIPRNLQFTDCNARLDFTGQDLYLKNISVQTAQSKLFMEGSVLNITNLFFTAPEKLQLDWKVRSPIVDLNEFRGFLARRNKVVQTKAAARKKMTRITSQLDVMLNACNVNLNVLVDKLIYQRFIAQQVKADLSLTQTDIKLNQISLSHAGGSIRLSGDIRQDGNNNRFKINTDINNVHIDQLFYAFDDFGMQTLNSKNLRGILTAKANLSGNIFDNGKVAPKSLYGTMGFELKQGALVHVSLLEDIGNIAFRKRDMGNITFENVKNNFTIQGDKVLVPPMQINSSVLYMDVSGVYGMTSGTDLYIDVPLRNPKKDEGIDDKELKIRRRTKGIVVHLHATDDGNGKVKIKLASKKKDEAKDVTN; the protein is encoded by the coding sequence ATGCGCAAATGGCTTCGTATAACCATCATTGTTTTCAGTGGCCTCATAGGTCTGTTGCTATTGCTTTGGCTGGCCGTTGCAGCTTATATTTATACGCATAAGGCGTATATTTTAAAGCAAATCAGTGACCAGCTGAACGATCGCCTCCACGGGGGAGTGCTGTCCATTGGAGATATGGAACCTTCACTCGTACAAAGTTTCCCTGATGTATCAGTTTCATTAAATGACGTCAGTGTGAAGGATAGTCTCTTTGCACAGCACAATCATGAACTGGTAAAGGTGTCTCGTCTTTTTGTACAGGTAAATACCCTCGCGTTGCTGAGAAAACAACTCGATATTAAACAGATCAGTCTTAAAAAAGGAACAATCTATTTATATACTGATAGTACAGGTTACTCCAATGCCAGTGTACTAAAGAAAAAAGACGAAACGGTAAAGACCTCTAAAGGTAGCAGTACGAATACAGACATTACCCGTCTGAATTTAGAGAATGTAAGACTGGTGCTGGATAATCAGCTCAAAGGCAAATCTTTTGACTTCGATATCGCCCGTCTGAAGGGGAGTATGCTCACCAACGATTCCGGCTGGACCGCTAATGTGGATATGAATCTGAAGGTGAACTCTTTTGCTTTTAATACAGACAGGGGAAGTTTCTTAAAAGGTAAAGACCTATCTACAGATTTGGAATTACATTTCAATACAAAGAAAAAAGTATTGGATATTCCTCAGCAAATACTGCGGATAGATGATCAACAGGACCTGAATGTAGGTGCGAATTTTTCATTTGGCGATGATAAAGCTTTCACGATCCATATCATAGCAGAGAAACTATCTCTGGCGCATGTCGCCACCATGCTCACACCGAATATCAAAGAAAGGCTGGACAGCATTCATATGGAAAAGCCACTGGATGCAGAATGTGTGATAAAAGGTGGGTTGGCAGAAAAAGGAACTCCGCTACTGAAAGTGATCTGGAAAACAACCAATAACAATGTCACTACCAAAGGGCTGGAATTAACGGAATGTAGTTTCGGTGGTAGTTACAGCAATGATTGGATACCGGGCAATGGGCATGGAGATGATAATTCTATTATTAGTTTATACGACCTGAATACCCGCTGCTTCAGTATTCCGGTGACAGCAGATACTGTACATATTTCCAATCTGCAACACCCGGCGCTGACCGGTTATTTCCGGGCTAACTTTCCCCTGACCGATCTCAATGCTGACGGGGTTTTCAATTTTACCAGCGGTACAGCGAAAGCGAACCTCTTTTACAGGGGTGGCATCACTGCCGGCGATACTATTAAACCTTTCCTGAAGGGAACTGTAGAAGTATTACACGGTGCCCTGGCCTACATTCCGCGTAACCTGCAGTTTACTGATTGCAATGCCAGGCTGGATTTTACCGGGCAGGACCTTTATCTTAAAAATATCAGTGTGCAAACTGCCCAAAGCAAACTCTTTATGGAGGGCAGTGTGCTGAATATAACCAATCTCTTTTTTACTGCTCCTGAAAAGTTACAGCTCGACTGGAAAGTACGTAGTCCTATCGTGGACCTGAATGAATTCCGGGGTTTCCTGGCGCGGCGAAACAAGGTGGTACAAACCAAGGCGGCTGCGCGGAAAAAGATGACCCGCATCACCAGTCAGCTGGATGTGATGCTGAATGCCTGTAATGTGAACCTGAATGTACTGGTGGATAAGTTAATCTACCAGCGCTTCATAGCTCAACAGGTAAAAGCGGACCTTTCATTGACCCAAACTGATATTAAACTCAATCAGATCTCCCTGTCTCACGCCGGGGGATCCATCCGGCTGAGCGGAGACATTCGCCAGGATGGGAACAATAACCGTTTTAAGATCAATACAGATATTAACAACGTACACATAGATCAGTTGTTTTACGCTTTTGATGATTTCGGTATGCAGACCTTAAATTCGAAAAACCTGAGAGGGATCCTGACTGCGAAAGCGAACCTTTCCGGAAATATATTTGACAATGGGAAAGTTGCTCCCAAATCCCTGTATGGTACTATGGGCTTTGAATTGAAACAGGGTGCGCTGGTGCATGTTTCGCTGCTGGAAGATATCGGCAATATCGCTTTCAGAAAGCGCGACATGGGCAATATCACTTTTGAAAATGTAAAAAATAACTTCACCATACAAGGAGACAAGGTGCTTGTACCACCCATGCAAATTAATTCCAGTGTACTTTACATGGACGTTTCAGGGGTTTACGGCATGACTTCCGGTACGGACCTTTACATAGATGTGCCGCTGCGCAATCCCAAAAAAGACGAAGGCATAGATGACAAGGAACTAAAAATTAGACGGAGAACCAAAGGGATCGTGGTGCATCTACACGCTACAGACGATGGGAATGGCAAAGTGAAAATAAAATTAGCGAGTAAGAAGAAAGATGAGGCTAAGGATGTAACAAATTAG
- a CDS encoding YihY/virulence factor BrkB family protein, producing the protein MSRDFFSTFRTAFRTLQSNDPLRLAGATAFFASFALPPILLILLQVMGLLFDRKHLGKQLFQRLGELVGTDSAEQVIVTLRGFRNLGKTWPVATLLFIFLLFVATTLLKVIRSSLNQLWQIRLPEREGFVMSLMGRLRSLIVIGAAGILLLASVLTESAHAFVGSYIHDLFPNADLIFNEVFGQLVSLCIVTAWFAVLFRYLPDARPDWKVAFSGAFLTGILFGIGKFALRRLLYGGNIGILYGASASAVLLMLFIFYSSIIFYYGAAFTKAWSEFKQRPIQPLRNATFYELADVEV; encoded by the coding sequence ATGTCAAGAGACTTTTTTAGCACATTCCGGACTGCGTTCCGGACTTTACAAAGTAACGACCCACTGAGGCTGGCAGGCGCGACCGCGTTCTTTGCCAGTTTTGCGCTACCTCCTATTTTATTAATTCTCCTGCAGGTGATGGGCCTGTTATTCGATCGGAAACATTTGGGCAAGCAGTTATTTCAGCGCCTGGGTGAGCTGGTGGGGACGGACAGTGCGGAACAGGTGATCGTGACCCTGAGGGGGTTCCGCAACCTTGGTAAAACCTGGCCGGTGGCGACATTGCTGTTTATATTCCTGTTGTTTGTTGCGACTACCTTATTGAAAGTGATTCGTAGTTCCCTCAATCAGTTGTGGCAGATCCGCCTGCCTGAGCGGGAGGGTTTTGTAATGTCATTGATGGGGAGGTTACGTTCCCTGATTGTGATTGGAGCAGCGGGTATTCTGCTCCTTGCCAGTGTACTGACAGAGAGTGCACATGCCTTTGTGGGCAGTTATATCCATGACCTTTTTCCCAATGCAGACCTGATCTTCAACGAAGTATTCGGACAGCTGGTATCGCTGTGTATTGTCACTGCCTGGTTTGCGGTTTTGTTCCGTTACCTGCCTGATGCCCGGCCTGACTGGAAAGTGGCTTTTTCCGGAGCGTTCCTTACGGGGATACTGTTCGGAATTGGCAAATTTGCATTGAGAAGGTTACTGTACGGAGGAAATATAGGAATTTTATACGGCGCCTCAGCTTCAGCTGTATTATTGATGCTGTTCATCTTTTACAGTTCTATTATCTTCTACTATGGGGCAGCATTTACAAAAGCCTGGAGTGAGTTTAAACAACGACCCATTCAGCCTTTGCGAAATGCTACGTTTTACGAACTTGCGGATGTAGAAGTGTGA